The Zingiber officinale cultivar Zhangliang chromosome 9A, Zo_v1.1, whole genome shotgun sequence genome window below encodes:
- the LOC122019412 gene encoding uncharacterized protein LOC122019412 has protein sequence MWPSVIEVLQNLIDDGDRSSKGLSRTLVERMERYEFVFILLLMKRILAITNHLSTVLQEKDQNIVNAMRLINNVKCKLQKLRDSRWDILLEDVKKFCNTHSIEIINMTDNINNRSRLKRDGKNVIDIILQEMDSRFSETTTDLLIYMSCLDPRNSFSRFDVQKLVRLTHFYEDDFSWNERMLVEQELETYIDDVRSDERFEGISDLGALAKKMIETMKNRVFPLVYRMIELALLLPVATATVERVFSAMNIVKTDLRNRIGDEWMNDSLVVYIEKDVFNTVDNEPILQRFQNMESRRMQLSRIR, from the exons ATGTGGCCATCTGTTATAGAGGTTCTTCAAAATTTGATTGATGATGGTGATCGTTCTTCTAAGGGTTTAAGTAGAACTTTGGTTGAAAGAATGGAGAGGTATGAATTTGTGTTTATTCTACTATTGATGAAACGTATATTGGCAATCACAAATCATTTGTCAACCGTTCTACAAGAGAAAGATCAAAATATTGTGAATGCGATGCGTTTGATCAATAATGTGAAATGCAAATTGCAAAAGTTGAGAGATTCTAGATGGGATATTTTACTTGAGGATGTGAAGAAGTTTTGTAACACTCATTccattgaaataattaatatgaCAGATAACATCAACAACCGTAGTCGTTTGAAGAGAGATGgaaaaaat GTTATCGATATTATTCTACAGGAGATGGATAGTCGTTTCTCTGAAACAACTACAGATTTGTTGATTTATATGTCATGTCTTGATCCTAGAAACTCGTTCTCTAGATTTGATGTACAGAAGTTAGTGCGCCTGACTCATTTTTATGAggatgatttttcttggaatgaGCGTATGTTGGTTGAACAAGAGCTTGAAACATATATTGATGACGTCAGATCGGATGAACGGTTTGAAGGCATTTCAGATTTGGGAGCTCTTGCAAAGAAAATGATTGAAACAATGAAGAACCGTGTGTTTCCTTTGGTTTATCGGATGATTGAGCTAGCCTTACTTCTTCCAGTTGCTACTGCAACTGTTGAAAGAGTGTTTTCGGCAATGAATATTGTCAAAACAGATTTGCGAAATAGGATTggagatgaatggatgaatgaTAGTTTGGTAGTATATATCGAGAAAGATGTTTTTAATACTGTCGACAATGAGCCAATTTTACAGCGTTTTCAGAACATGGAGTCTCGAAGAATGCAATTGTCACGTATTCGTTAG
- the LOC122020860 gene encoding peptide-N4-(N-acetyl-beta-glucosaminyl)asparagine amidase A-like — protein MAAAAASPLLLVLFVLAFNANISAARLHRVELTAADEGLSLKALPPFAPTTFFEVAKPVPLPPASAPACSALLLQHDFGYTYGQPPVTAAYRPPCARLRRGRSPSHVVLQWHASSQGRQFDRIFGVWLGGVELLRGCTAEPRPNGIVWTVRKDVTRYAALFARPQTLAVYLGNVVDDTYTGVYHVNVSLHFYFDRSHDRRRAADYQVPSFSAPADLVLPLSRSLPLNDGQWFLIQNSTDVQSTKLAVPANTYRAVLEVYLSFHSRDEFWYTNPPNVYLSENNITDLPGNGPFREVLASLDGEVVGAIWPFTVIHTGGVNPLLWRPISSIGSFDLPSYDIEITPFLGKVLDGKPHEYGFGVTDALNVWFIDANLHLWLDGESSHTSGSLIAYEAPSYAPSLYAQFEGLDGQFKTSARRYISSTGWVNSSFGKITTRFFQKLEFHNSMIFSGNGSNQMINQTIDFECGTYTKHPSSVLFSEHLLRTFPLYLYAGITDQANDAFTQVANLSLGFDEKKLSGEKSGFAYSSLKNLLTARGYMKVKGNLVQSGLGSTEQAYTYESTDGCYFRNVSSSNYTILYDNSDESCTKSLPLGAEYH, from the coding sequence ATGGCTGCCGCCGCCGCCTCTCCTCTGCTCCTCGTGCTCTTCGTCCTCGCATTCAATGCCAACATCTCTGCCGCCCGCCTCCACAGAGTGGAGCTCACCGCCGCGGACGAGGGGCTATCCCTGAAGGCGTTGCCGCCCTTCGCCCCCACCACCTTCTTCGAGGTCGCCAAGCCCGTTCCCCTCCCTCCCGCCTCCGCCCCGGCCTGCTCCGCCCTCCTCCTCCAACACGACTTCGGATACACCTACGGCCAGCCTCCCGTCACCGCCGCCTACCGTCCTCCCTGCGCCCGCCTCCGTCGCGGCCGCTCCCCTTCCCACGTCGTTCTCCAATGGCACGCCTCCTCCCAGGGGCGCCAATTCGACCGGATCTTCGGCGTGTGGCTCGGCGGCGTCGAGCTCCTCCGCGGCTGCACCGCCGAGCCCCGTCCCAATGGCATTGTCTGGACCGTCCGCAAGGACGTCACCCGCTACGCCGCCCTCTTCGCCCGCCCGCAAACCCTCGCAGTCTACCTCGGCAATGTAGTCGACGACACCTACACCGGCGTCTACCACGTCAATGTCTCCCTCCATTTCTActtcgatcgctcgcacgaccGCCGCCGCGCCGCCGACTACCAGGTTCCCAGCTTCTCCGCCCCGGCAGATCTGGTTCTCCCTCTCTCCCGGAGCCTCCCGCTGAACGACGGGCAGTGGTTCTTGATACAGAACTCAACGGACGTCCAATCGACAAAGCTCGCCGTCCCGGCGAACACCTACCGTGCAGTCCTCGAGGTGTACCTATCCTTCCACTCCAGAGATGAGTTCTGGTACACCAATCCCCCCAATGTCTACCTGTCGGAGAACAACATCACCGATCTCCCAGGAAACGGGCCATTCAGGGAGGTGCTAGCCAGCCTAGACGGCGAGGTCGTCGGCGCCATCTGGCCGTTCACCGTGATCCACACCGGCGGAGTCAACCCTCTTCTGTGGAGACCCATTTCCAGCATCGGATCCTTCGATCTCCCCTCTTACGACATCGAGATCACTCCCTTCTTAGGGAAGGTCTTGGACGGGAAGCCTCATGAGTATGGCTTCGGAGTAACCGATGCTCTAAACGTCTGGTTCATCGATGCCAATCTGCATCTCTGGTTGGACGGGGAGAGCTCGCATACCTCCGGAAGCTTGATCGCATACGAAGCACCGAGCTACGCACCGTCGCTTTATGCCCAGTTCGAGGGACTTGATGGCCAGTTCAAGACCAGCGCAAGAAGGTACATTTCATCAACCGGATGGGTGAACTCTTCTTTCGGGAAGATCACCACCCGTTTCTTCCAAAAACTCGAATTCCATAACTCGATGATCTTCTCCGGGAACGGAAGCAACCAGATGATCAACCAGACTATAGATTTCGAGTGCGGCACCTACACCAAGCATCCGTCTTCTGTCTTGTTCTCTGAACATCTTCTTCGAACCTTCCCGCTTTATCTGTACGCGGGGATTACTGATCAAGCGAACGATGCTTTCACTCAGGTCGCGAATTTATCTCTAGGGTTTGATGAGAAGAAGCTCTCAGGAGAGAAATCTGGGTTTGCATACAGCTCCTTGAAGAATTTGCTGACTGCAAGAGGTTACATGAAGGTGAAGGGGAACTTGGTGCAGAGTGGCCTAGGCAGCACTGAACAAGCGTACACGTATGAGAGCACAGATGGTTGCTACTTTAGGAATGTGAGCAGCAGTAATTACACGATTCTATATGACAATTCAGATGAATCTTGCACCAAGAGCCTGCCGCTAGGCGCAGAGTACCATTAA
- the LOC122019411 gene encoding zinc finger MYM-type protein 1-like — MNAPGNNQMIAPKIQKQLVNACAVETTNAILADLGDRWFTLLLDEARDCSVKEQMAVVIRYVNKHGEVIERFMAVVHVATTTAACLKEAIDSLFAKYGLSVARLRGQGYDGASNMSGEFNGLKSLIMKENPYALYVHCFAHQLQLVVVAVAQANQYVCDFMWIVGSIVNTSASSCKRADKLRQLEHDRKVKLLER, encoded by the coding sequence ATGAATGCACCtggaaataatcaaatgattgcccCAAAAATTCAAAAGCAATTGGTGAATGCTTGTGCAGTTGAGACCACAAATGCTATTCTAGCTGATCTTGGAGATAGATGGTTCACTTTACTACTTGATGAGGCTCGTGACTGTTCAGTGAAAGAGCAAATGGCAGTTGTTATTAGATATGTGAACAAGCATGGGGAGGTGATTGAACGATTTATGGCTGTAGTTCATGTTGCGACAACTACAGCTGCTTGTTTGAAGGAGGCAATCGACTCTTTATTTGCTAAGTATGGTTTATCAGTGGCGAGATTGAGgggtcaaggatatgatggtgcttCAAATATGTCTGGAGAATTTAATGGCTTAAAGTCACTGATAATGAAAGAAAATCCGTATGCATTAtatgttcattgttttgctcatcaactccagctaGTGGTTGTAGCCGTTGCTCAAGCAAATCAATATGTTTGTGATTTCATGTGGATTGTTGGTTCGATTGTGAACACATCTGCATCATCTTGCAAAAGGGCCGACAAACTTCGACAACTTGAACATGATAGAAAAGTTAAACTTCTTGAAAGATGA
- the LOC122021111 gene encoding transcription factor HHO5-like isoform X2, whose amino-acid sequence MEEDKSQKRPREAFDLNEDVRSEDDIEEEDEREGSSERGTKVRQYVRSKLPRLRWTSDLHLAFVHAVDRLGGQERATPKLVLQLMNVRGLSIAHVKSHLQMYRSKKQDGLGREKSTISSAMQPMDLLLRTQRLHEMFYPRTTSSLRPSGFDDSRSIHHQSNRHRIGDGLHHRPQEQLQGQQDCRWEKGVVPTGIGTPFTNSPSAQYPTREPESQSAFRLEVDPSDAKKRRTSAMADPILNLEKGQEDHEDAAASLLSLTLTPSSASSMAGGQEKALEGNGSEVVRDRRDKAALGMSTLDLTMSI is encoded by the exons ATGGAGGAGGACAAGAGCCAAAAGAGGCCTCGTGAGGCTTTTGATCTCAACGAGGATGTCCGTAGCGAGGACGATATCGAGGAGGAGGACGAAAGGGAAGGGAGCAGCGAGAGAGGCACGAAGGTGAGGCAGTACGTGCGGTCCAAGCTGCCGAGGTTGCGGTGGACGTCGGATCTCCACCTCGCCTTCGTCCACGCCGTCGACAGGCTCGGCGGCCAAGAAA GAGCCACCCCAAAGTTGGTGCTTCAGCTGATGAACGTGAGGGGGCTGAGCATTGCTCATGTAAAGAGCCACCTACAG ATGTATCGGAGCAAGAAGCAGGATGGCTTAGGTCGCGAGAAGTCCACCATTTCTTCAG CTATGCAGCCCATGGATCTGCTGCTGAGAACACAACGTCTCCACGAGATGTTCTACCCGCGAACAACGAGCTCATTGCGGCCCTCGGGATTCGACGACAGCCGGAGCATTCATCATCAAAGTAATCGTCACCGCATTGGCGACGGTCTTCATCACCGACCGCAGGAGCAGTTACAAGG ACAGCAAGATTGCCGTTGGGAGAAAGGGGTTGTTCCCACCGGCATCGGTACTCCATTCACCAATAGTCCTTCTGCCCAATATCCGACGCGCGAACCTGAATCTCAAAGCGCATTTCGTCTCGAG GTCGATCCAAGTGACGCGAAGAAGAGGAGGACGAGTGCGATGGCGGATCCGATTTTGAATCTGGAGAAGGGGCAGGAAGATCACGAAGATGCGGCGGCTAGTTTGCTGTCGCTTACGCTTACCCCCTCGAGCGCTTCATCGATGGCCGGTGGGCAGGAAAAGGCACTAGAGGGGAACGGCAGTGAAGTTGTTAGGGATAGGAGGGACAAGGCCGCTTTGGGGATGAGTACTTTAGATCTGACCATGTCAATCTAG
- the LOC122021111 gene encoding two-component response regulator ARR1-like isoform X1, translated as MEEDKSQKRPREAFDLNEDVRSEDDIEEEDEREGSSERGTKVRQYVRSKLPRLRWTSDLHLAFVHAVDRLGGQERATPKLVLQLMNVRGLSIAHVKSHLQMYRSKKQDGLGREKSTISSAMQPMDLLLRTQRLHEMFYPRTTSSLRPSGFDDSRSIHHQSNRHRIGDGLHHRPQEQLQGLIIQHIYDHHFPLGCSLNSPPLVFVTNRQQDCRWEKGVVPTGIGTPFTNSPSAQYPTREPESQSAFRLEVDPSDAKKRRTSAMADPILNLEKGQEDHEDAAASLLSLTLTPSSASSMAGGQEKALEGNGSEVVRDRRDKAALGMSTLDLTMSI; from the exons ATGGAGGAGGACAAGAGCCAAAAGAGGCCTCGTGAGGCTTTTGATCTCAACGAGGATGTCCGTAGCGAGGACGATATCGAGGAGGAGGACGAAAGGGAAGGGAGCAGCGAGAGAGGCACGAAGGTGAGGCAGTACGTGCGGTCCAAGCTGCCGAGGTTGCGGTGGACGTCGGATCTCCACCTCGCCTTCGTCCACGCCGTCGACAGGCTCGGCGGCCAAGAAA GAGCCACCCCAAAGTTGGTGCTTCAGCTGATGAACGTGAGGGGGCTGAGCATTGCTCATGTAAAGAGCCACCTACAG ATGTATCGGAGCAAGAAGCAGGATGGCTTAGGTCGCGAGAAGTCCACCATTTCTTCAG CTATGCAGCCCATGGATCTGCTGCTGAGAACACAACGTCTCCACGAGATGTTCTACCCGCGAACAACGAGCTCATTGCGGCCCTCGGGATTCGACGACAGCCGGAGCATTCATCATCAAAGTAATCGTCACCGCATTGGCGACGGTCTTCATCACCGACCGCAGGAGCAGTTACAAGGGTTAATCATACAACATATATATGATCATCATTTTCCATTAGGATGTAGTCTAAATTCTCCACCTTTGGTTTTTGTAACAAACAGACAGCAAGATTGCCGTTGGGAGAAAGGGGTTGTTCCCACCGGCATCGGTACTCCATTCACCAATAGTCCTTCTGCCCAATATCCGACGCGCGAACCTGAATCTCAAAGCGCATTTCGTCTCGAG GTCGATCCAAGTGACGCGAAGAAGAGGAGGACGAGTGCGATGGCGGATCCGATTTTGAATCTGGAGAAGGGGCAGGAAGATCACGAAGATGCGGCGGCTAGTTTGCTGTCGCTTACGCTTACCCCCTCGAGCGCTTCATCGATGGCCGGTGGGCAGGAAAAGGCACTAGAGGGGAACGGCAGTGAAGTTGTTAGGGATAGGAGGGACAAGGCCGCTTTGGGGATGAGTACTTTAGATCTGACCATGTCAATCTAG